ACGCCTCCGCAGCCGCCACGGTCATCACGAACAGCGTGAGGATCGGTGCGCGGGCTGCCATCTCGGGGCTGGTCTGCCAGTAATACCGGCTGAACGTGATGAGGTTCAGGTTGACCCCGTTGAGCATGATCTCGATGAACATCAGGATCCGGACGGCGTTCTTCTGGGTGAGGGCGCCCCAGAGCCCCAACCCGAACAGGAGAGCGCCGAGACCGAGTGGATAGTAAATCGGCAGTTCCACTACGACTCCGCCTCCTTCGCCGTCAGGATGATGGCGCCGATCATGGCCACCAGGAGCAGGATCGAGGCGACCTCAAACGGGATCACGTAGGTGGTGAACAGCTGCGACCCGATCGCGCTCACCGGAACCACCTGCCGCTCACCGCCGCCGGCCGGCAGGTTGGCGGTGGAGTACAGGTACAGCATGAAGGCGGCGAACACGGCGCCGACCACCAGGACGGCCGGGTTGGAGCGCCACAGCTTCACCCGCTCCTGCTGCTGCCGCTTGATATCCCGCAGCCCGGAGAGCATGATGGCGAAGATCACCATCGTGGTGATGGCGCCGGCGTAGACAAGCACCTGGATGGCCGCGATGAACTCCGCCTGCATGAGCAGGAAGATGCCGGCCACGGCTGTGAACGAGAGCGCCATGAACAGAGCGGCGTGGGTGATGAGCGGCGTGGTGACCATGCGGTAGGTCGACACCAGGGTGACCACCGCGAGGATGATGAAGGTCCAGAACTGGCCGCTCATGAGCAGGTCTGTTGTCACGGCTGCCCGGCCTCCTCCCCGTTGGTCTTGCCCGGCTCCGCTGCCGGCTGGCCCGCGGCCTCCGCCTGCTGCGCCTCCGCGGCCTCCTCGGCCGGCTTCCGGAACTGCGGCTTCAGCTCAGGCTCGTATCCCTTGGGCAGGGGCGGACGCCCCAGGTACCCGTGGATGTCCTGAATGTCGTCCTCCGTGGCGTTGGTCAGCCCGTGGAAGACCCAGGGCGGCGTGGACGAGCGGGTGGCCTTGGGGCCGGGCTCCTCGGCCTTCGAGTACTTCAGCCCGAGCCTGAGCAGGTCCTCGAACTCGAAGACCAGGTTCTCCGGGTTCACCTTGCAGAGCTCGTAGTCGTAACCCATGACCAGGGAGTCGAAGGGGCACGCCTCGACGCAGAAGTTGCAGAGCATGCACCGGGACATGTCGATGGCGAACCGGTCACAGACCTTCTTCTTGGTCTCCGGGTCCTGGTGCCACTCGATCGTGATGACGTTCACCGGACAGGCCTGCGCGCACTGCATGCAGGACGTGCACTTGTACTCGCCGGTGCGCAGGTCGGTCTTCAGGACCGGGATGCCCCGGAACCAGGGGGGCACGTCGTCACGCTGCTCGGGGTAGAACACGGTGATGGCCGGCCGGAACATCATCTCCCGGAACGTGATGCCGAGTCCGGTGACGATGGACTTCCCGGTGCGCCATGCCTCCCCGAAGAAGTTGGTAACGCCCATGCAGGTTCACACCTCCCTTAGAGCCACCAGCCCAGGAGCCGCAGCGTGAAGGATCCGATGGAGATCGGCACCCCGTCGAACGCGACGGCGAGGTACCGGAGGGTTCCCGTCAGGAAGATGTTGAACATGGAGACCGGCAGGAGGAACTTCCAGCCCAGGTCCATCAGCTGGTCGATGCGCACCCGCGGCAGGGTCCAGCGGATCCACATCGCCAGGAAGACGAAGAAGTACGTCTTCAGGACCAGCCAGAACACGCCGGCGACCCAGTTCAGGATCGTGGAGCCCGAGATCGCCAGGCCCCAGTTGAGCACGGCCGTGCCCACGGGGTTCGTGAACGCGCCGAAGCCGTTGAGCACGTTGCCGAGCCCTGCCGCCACCTGGCCCAGGGTCGGGCCGCTCCACCCGCCCAGGAAGAGGGTGGCGGCGATGGCGGACCAGGCCGCCAGGTGGATGTACTCCGCCAGCATGAACATCGCCCAGCGGAAGCCCGAGTACTCGGTGTGGTGGCCTGCCACCAGCTCCTGCTCGGCCTCCGCGAGGTCGAAGGGGGCGCGGTTCAGCTCCGCCAGCGAGGCGATCAGGTAGACGATGAACCCGATGATCTGCGGGAACAGGAACCAGCCGAGGAAGCCCCGCTGCTGCTGCGCCAGCACGATGTCCGACAGCCTGAGCGACCCGGCCATCATCACCACGCCGATGACCGCCATCACCATGGTGACCTCGTAGGAGATCAGCTGCGCCGCACCGCGCATCGCGCCCAGCATGGAGTACTTGTTGTTGGAGCCCCAACCGGCCATGAACGTGGCGATCACGTCGTATCCCATGACCGCGGCGATGAAGATGATGCCGATTTCGAAGTCGGTGGCGATCAACTTGTCGCCAAAGGGAACAATGAGCCAGACGAGGTTAGCCGAGACGAAGCCGATGAAGGGGGCGATGAGGTACAGCCACTTGTCGACGTTGTTCGGCCGGATGTACTCCTTCACCCACAGCTTGATCAGGTCGGCGACGGGCTGAATCCAGCCCCACAGGCCGACCCGCCAGGGGCCGACTCGGTTCTGCATCCACGCCGACAGCTTCCGCTCCAGCATGAGGCAGAGGTAGAAGTTGATCAGCCCCCAGACCAGGATCAGGCTCGCCTTCAGGACCCCGCCGAGCCAGACCTGCACGGTGGGCGAGAGGCTGTTCCACCACTCCATCACTACCGGTCCACCTCCCCGAGCACGACGTCGATGGAGCCCAGGATTGCGATGATGTCGGCGATCTTATGGCCCGGGCACAGGAGCGGCATCAGCTGCAGGTGGGTGAACGCCGGCGAGCGCCACTTGACCTTGTACGGGTTGGTGGAACCGTCGGAGACCACGTAGCAGGCGACCTCGCCCCGGGCGCCCTCGATGCGGTGGTAGACCTCGCCCTTCGGGGGCTTCAGGACGCGCGGCATCTTCGGCGCCATGACCGGGCCCGGGTTCTCGGCCAGCCACTCCAGGCACTGCTTGACGATGCGGGAGGACTGGTACATCTCCTCCTGCCGGACCCACCACCGGTCAAAACTGTCGCCGTTCTGGCCCACGGGGATGTCGAACTCGAACCGGTCGTAGATGGCGTAGGGCAGGTTCTTGCGCAGGTCCCACTTCACACCCGAGCCGCGCAGCACCGCGCCCGAGCACGAGTAGGCAATGGCCTGCTCGGCCGTGAGCACGCCGATGTTCTTCGTGCGGTACTGGAAGATGCGGTTGCCCGTCACCAGGGCCTTCCACTCCGGGTAGACGTACGAGTCAAAGTAGTTGATGAAGCCCCAGATGGTCTTGTCGGCCTTGTCCTCGCCATCCTGCGGGGTGCCGAGGATGCCCTCGGGCAGGTCGTTGCGCACGCCGCCGATGCGCAGGTAGTTGTAGAGCATGCGCCCGCCGGTGATGCGCTCGAAGAGGGAGTACAGCTTCTCGCGGTCACGCCAGCAGTACAGGAACGGCGTCGTCGCCCCCAGGTCCATCGCCATCGAGCCCAGGGCGAGCAGGTGCGAGGTGATCCGCTGCAGCTCCGCCAGCATCACCCGGATGTACTGCGCCCGCTCCGGCACCTGGATGGCGTCGCCGAACAACTTTTCCACGGCCTCCACGTAGCAGAGCTCGTTGAGCATGGCGGCCAGGTAGTCCGTCCGGTCGGTGAACGGAATCACCTGAGGATAGGTCTTCTGCTCCGCCAGCTTCTCGAAGCAGCGGTGCAGGTAGCCGATGTCGGGCTCGCACCAGGTCACCTGTTCCCCGTCCAGTTTGATCATCAGGCGGAGCACGCCGTGGGTGGAGGGGTGCTGCGGGCCCATGTTGACCAGTAGCTCTTGCGTCCGTTCCACGTTCACACCTCCGCACCGGCTATTCGGCGAAGCGATGCCGCACCAGCCGCGGGCGCTTGGGCCGCCGATCGGCGAAGTCCTTCAGCAGCGGGTGGCCACCCTGCCAGTTGTCGGGCAGCAGGATGCGGCGATGATTCGGATGTCCGTCGAACCGGATACCGTACATGTCGTAGGTCTCCCGCTCGTGCCAGTTGGCGCCGGGATACAGGTTGGCGATGGACGGGATGTGCGCGCCCTGCCGCGGCAGGTCGACCTTGATGTGGATGTTGCGCACGCCCACCTCGTCCGGGTTGATGCGGGCGAGGCTGGTGACCAGGGTCAGGCGATCCTGCCAGTCGATCGCGGTGACGACGCTGCAAAAGGTGAATCCCGCCTCATAGCAGGCGCGCACGACCTCCTCGTACCGGTCGGCCGGCACGAGGATCTCGGTGTCCCCGTTGATGTGGGTCTCAAACTGGGCGTCCGGGAAACGCTCCTTCAAGAAGTCCAAGCGGACTCACCCCCTGGAGTACTCTAAGCGGCGAATGCTGGGCGAAAGCGAGATGGCGCCCGGGACTCAGACCCAGTGCAGCACGCCCTTCTTGTACGCGTAAAACAGCCCGACCGCCAGAACCAGGAGGAAGAGGAACATCTCGATAAGGGCACCGGCGCCGAGCACGTTGAACACGACCGCCCAGGGGTACAGGAAGATCGCTTCCATATCAAACACAAAAAAGGTGAGTGCGAACACGTAGTACCGGATGTTGAAGTTCACCAGTGCATCGTCGAAGGGGAGCTCGCCGCACTCGTAGGTCTCGAGCTTTTCACCCTGGTTGGGATTGCGGGGCGCAAACAGCGCAACGAGTCCATAGTTCATGAGGGCAAAACCGACGGCGACGATGATCGTCACCACCAGGTCTACGTAAGAGTAGCTCACCGGGCATTATCCCCTTTCCGAGAGCGACGTCGGAGGCCGCAGTGACCCGGCCTCCGGTCAAAGGGCAGGGCAACCGGCCCTGCCCAGATGATGCTAACCCTTCGTGATCAGGCCGCGCTTGCCGGTCTTGATCATCTCCTGGATCTCCATGAGTCCCTGGAGCAATGCCTCAGGCCGGGGCGGGCACCCCGGCACGTACACGTCGACCGGCACGACCTTGTGAACGCCATCGACCACGTTGTACGTGTCCCAGTAAGGGCCGCCGTTGGATGCGCACGCACCCATGGCAATCACAAATTTAGGCTCCGACATCTGGTCGTAGAGCCGCCGAACCACGACTGCCATCTTCTCGTTCACCGTGCCGGCCACGATCATCACGTCGGCCTGGCGCGGCGACATGCGCATCGCCTCGGAGCCGAAGCGGGCGATATCGTACTTCGAACTGCAGGCCGCCATCATCTCGATGGCGCAGCACGCGATGCCGAAGCCCAGGGGCCAGGTCGAGTTGCCGTAGCCCCACCCCAACACCTTCTTGATGACGTCGGGCAGTTTGCCGGCAATGACGTTCTCGTTGACGACGTCAATTTCCGAGACGACTACCTCGTCGTTGAGCCAATCCAGCTCGTGGCGCGCCTGGCTCAAGGTGTCACCTCCCCTGTTCTGGGAAGAGTCAGTTCGTACTAGGCGACCCCATGCACCTTCCGTCACACACTACTGCCCATTATACTGTCATGTTTCTTTAAGAGTCAACGACGGCGGGGCGCCAAAGGGCTACGGCCCCGCGCCCTTCAAGATGAAAAGGCGTTATATGGCGGATGCACCGCAGGCATGCTGCCCTACAGCCCCGTCACCAGCCGTTCGCGGAACTCGGCCAGGGAGCCCGACCGGCCCGGCGGAAGCGGCCGCCCCTCCCGGTCGATGAGGAAGTCCGTGATGAAGAAGACGTCGATCCCTGCCCGGGCAGCCGCGCCGTCCTCCTGCACGTCGTTGCCCACCATCAGGCACTCCTCGGGTCTGCGCCCGATTCTTTCCAGCACCTCGAGGAAGTACTCGGGCTGCGGCTTGCAGGCGTGCATCTCCTCGTATGCCGTCACCAGCCGCCACGGCAGGTCGTGCACCTCGATCCAGCGCATGCGCTCCTCGATGGCGAGGCGGGGGAAGAGCGGGTTGGTGGCAAGGACGATCTCGTACCCCTTTTCCAGCGCCGCCTCGACCACGGACCGGGCCATCCCGGGCAGCCCCGGGCAGGCCGCGCGCAGCTCAGGGAACCGGGTGCGGTAGAACTCCTCGAAAACCGGCATCAGCGCGGCCTCGTCGTGCCCCACGGCGGGGAAGAACGCCCGGGCGAAGACCTGGGCGTTGGTGAGCGTGGGGTCGGTGTTGCGCACCATCGCCCCGGTGGCCGCCCACACCTCCTTCACCAGTTGCTCGGGAGGGATGATGTGGCCGACGTACTCGGCCAGCGCCTGCATGTAGCCTCTGATGAACGCGTCGGTGTCGATGGGGAGAAGCGTGCCGTCCAGGTCAAACAGGATCGTCCGGACCAACGGATCACCTCGTTCCACAAGTTTACGTCCTGGAGTATTGGGCATTCCGCCGCCAACTCCTGCTCGCGCTTGGTGCTCACCGCTGCTCACGGCTCCGGGCAGGCGAGCCAGCAGGGCGATTGTCGAAGTAATGTCGAACGATTCTGCACACTTCGACACGGAATCCCCTTGCGCGAGGGTCACCGAGCAGCTAACATAGGGTTAGCGCGAATCACCATATGTTTCTGCAAATCTTCGTAGGGGGGAAAGCCGTTGCCGCTGTCACGCCTGCGTCGCCTACTCGAAGAGGAACGCTACCGCGAAGCGCAGCTAGAGGGAGAGCGGCTCATTCATGCAGGAACACTGACGGCAGAAGAGTTGGCCCACGCCTACAAGGGAACCGCCATGGCCAGCTATTACCGGCGGGAGGTCTACGCCGCGATCAAGCTGGGCGAATATGCGTTGGCGGTTGCGGAACGCACGACCAACTGGGAACTCATCAACAAATGCCGCTATGACCTCGGTGAGTACTACCTGACCCTCGGCGACTACCCCCAGGCCTTTGACCACCTATTTCAGTGCCTCGATGATCTACATCGCACGCCGCATCTGATGGAGGTGGAAGCCGGTACCCACCACAAGTTGGCCCTGCTCTTCCGCTACCGCCGGCAGTACGCGGACGCGATCGGATCGCACCACCTCTCCCTGGACCTGCTCCGGCGCTGCGGCCACTGGCCGCTGCTCATGGAGGCGCTGCGCGGCCTGGTCTACTGCTACCTGGCCCTCGACCAACCCGACGAGGCGCTCCCTTACCTGGAGCAGCTGGAGCATCTCCTGGGCGAGCACCCGAACGACCAAGTCGCCGCCAGCCTGCTCACCGACTGGGCTTATTACCATCAGAGGACTGGCGACCTGCGCCAGTCCATGGCCTTCTGCACCCGGGCGATGGCCCCCGGCCTGCCCGGCCAGGACGAAAACGTCCTCTCCACCGCATCGGTCATCGCCGGCGAGAACGCCCTGTCCCTGGGCCGGTACGACGAGGCCCAGCTCTTCGCGAACCTGGCGATGCAGTACGCCCTGGAGTCCCGCCAGTCGGCCCTGATGAACCGGGCAGCGGCCCTGCGCCGAAAGCTATATGAGCGGGGCCAAGCCCGCCCCTGACACGGCCTTCGAGGTTCGGGCGGATGCAAAAAGAGACCCGGTACAGCGTACCGGGAGCCCGACTGGTTGCTTCATCGACAAACAACGGAAAGGGGAGAATCGAATGCGCCGGATCCTCATCAGCCTGTTCATCATGGCCAGCATGCTCGCCATGGCCGCGACCGCCCTGGCCGAGCCGCGGAGCGGCGGTCCTTCCTCTTTCTAAGCTTTACGGACAACAACTTAGGCGCTGCATTCATGCAAGGTCGGCGGAGGCCTGTCCTCCACACAGGAGGACGGGCCTCACCCTTTGTGCGCCTGCGACGCGCCCCGGATGAGCAGGACGAGCTCCTCCGGCGTGATCTGCGCCTCGGCCGCCATCGAGATCGCCTCGGCGTATCGAATCATCTGGGCCGGGGTTATGTCCACCGGCGCCGACTCCATGCGGCCCCGGGCGTAGAAAGAGAGCGGGATGCCCGTGATGGAGACCATCTGGCTCAGCACCATCGGGCCGACCTCGCAGTTGCGCTCCATGATGTCGTTCAGCGCCCGCACCGAAAGGCCG
The nucleotide sequence above comes from Symbiobacterium thermophilum IAM 14863. Encoded proteins:
- the nuoK gene encoding NADH-quinone oxidoreductase subunit NuoK, with the translated sequence MELPIYYPLGLGALLFGLGLWGALTQKNAVRILMFIEIMLNGVNLNLITFSRYYWQTSPEMAARAPILTLFVMTVAAAEASVGLAIILAMVRNRGVVEVDKATLLKG
- a CDS encoding NADH-quinone oxidoreductase subunit J family protein translates to MTTDLLMSGQFWTFIILAVVTLVSTYRMVTTPLITHAALFMALSFTAVAGIFLLMQAEFIAAIQVLVYAGAITTMVIFAIMLSGLRDIKRQQQERVKLWRSNPAVLVVGAVFAAFMLYLYSTANLPAGGGERQVVPVSAIGSQLFTTYVIPFEVASILLLVAMIGAIILTAKEAES
- a CDS encoding NuoI/complex I 23 kDa subunit family protein; amino-acid sequence: MGVTNFFGEAWRTGKSIVTGLGITFREMMFRPAITVFYPEQRDDVPPWFRGIPVLKTDLRTGEYKCTSCMQCAQACPVNVITIEWHQDPETKKKVCDRFAIDMSRCMLCNFCVEACPFDSLVMGYDYELCKVNPENLVFEFEDLLRLGLKYSKAEEPGPKATRSSTPPWVFHGLTNATEDDIQDIHGYLGRPPLPKGYEPELKPQFRKPAEEAAEAQQAEAAGQPAAEPGKTNGEEAGQP
- the nuoH gene encoding NADH-quinone oxidoreductase subunit NuoH, with the protein product MEWWNSLSPTVQVWLGGVLKASLILVWGLINFYLCLMLERKLSAWMQNRVGPWRVGLWGWIQPVADLIKLWVKEYIRPNNVDKWLYLIAPFIGFVSANLVWLIVPFGDKLIATDFEIGIIFIAAVMGYDVIATFMAGWGSNNKYSMLGAMRGAAQLISYEVTMVMAVIGVVMMAGSLRLSDIVLAQQQRGFLGWFLFPQIIGFIVYLIASLAELNRAPFDLAEAEQELVAGHHTEYSGFRWAMFMLAEYIHLAAWSAIAATLFLGGWSGPTLGQVAAGLGNVLNGFGAFTNPVGTAVLNWGLAISGSTILNWVAGVFWLVLKTYFFVFLAMWIRWTLPRVRIDQLMDLGWKFLLPVSMFNIFLTGTLRYLAVAFDGVPISIGSFTLRLLGWWL
- a CDS encoding NADH-quinone oxidoreductase subunit D — its product is MNVERTQELLVNMGPQHPSTHGVLRLMIKLDGEQVTWCEPDIGYLHRCFEKLAEQKTYPQVIPFTDRTDYLAAMLNELCYVEAVEKLFGDAIQVPERAQYIRVMLAELQRITSHLLALGSMAMDLGATTPFLYCWRDREKLYSLFERITGGRMLYNYLRIGGVRNDLPEGILGTPQDGEDKADKTIWGFINYFDSYVYPEWKALVTGNRIFQYRTKNIGVLTAEQAIAYSCSGAVLRGSGVKWDLRKNLPYAIYDRFEFDIPVGQNGDSFDRWWVRQEEMYQSSRIVKQCLEWLAENPGPVMAPKMPRVLKPPKGEVYHRIEGARGEVACYVVSDGSTNPYKVKWRSPAFTHLQLMPLLCPGHKIADIIAILGSIDVVLGEVDR
- a CDS encoding NADH-quinone oxidoreductase subunit C; translated protein: MDFLKERFPDAQFETHINGDTEILVPADRYEEVVRACYEAGFTFCSVVTAIDWQDRLTLVTSLARINPDEVGVRNIHIKVDLPRQGAHIPSIANLYPGANWHERETYDMYGIRFDGHPNHRRILLPDNWQGGHPLLKDFADRRPKRPRLVRHRFAE
- a CDS encoding NADH-quinone oxidoreductase subunit A, producing MSYSYVDLVVTIIVAVGFALMNYGLVALFAPRNPNQGEKLETYECGELPFDDALVNFNIRYYVFALTFFVFDMEAIFLYPWAVVFNVLGAGALIEMFLFLLVLAVGLFYAYKKGVLHWV
- a CDS encoding NADH-quinone oxidoreductase subunit B, giving the protein MDVVNENVIAGKLPDVIKKVLGWGYGNSTWPLGFGIACCAIEMMAACSSKYDIARFGSEAMRMSPRQADVMIVAGTVNEKMAVVVRRLYDQMSEPKFVIAMGACASNGGPYWDTYNVVDGVHKVVPVDVYVPGCPPRPEALLQGLMEIQEMIKTGKRGLITKG
- a CDS encoding HAD family hydrolase, with the protein product MVRTILFDLDGTLLPIDTDAFIRGYMQALAEYVGHIIPPEQLVKEVWAATGAMVRNTDPTLTNAQVFARAFFPAVGHDEAALMPVFEEFYRTRFPELRAACPGLPGMARSVVEAALEKGYEIVLATNPLFPRLAIEERMRWIEVHDLPWRLVTAYEEMHACKPQPEYFLEVLERIGRRPEECLMVGNDVQEDGAAARAGIDVFFITDFLIDREGRPLPPGRSGSLAEFRERLVTGL
- a CDS encoding tetratricopeptide repeat protein encodes the protein MASYYRREVYAAIKLGEYALAVAERTTNWELINKCRYDLGEYYLTLGDYPQAFDHLFQCLDDLHRTPHLMEVEAGTHHKLALLFRYRRQYADAIGSHHLSLDLLRRCGHWPLLMEALRGLVYCYLALDQPDEALPYLEQLEHLLGEHPNDQVAASLLTDWAYYHQRTGDLRQSMAFCTRAMAPGLPGQDENVLSTASVIAGENALSLGRYDEAQLFANLAMQYALESRQSALMNRAAALRRKLYERGQARP